ATATGAAGAATGAATGAAGATGGTACTAACCTTTTATTCACTATACAAGCTCTCTTTCTGCCTTCTTAAGTTGTCTAAATTTTATCACTGCACTTCTTATAAACAGTTTAGACCAACGATATGCTcatttctttaaaagtaattactaAGGTTCAAATGCGGGTTTGCGAATTTGCTAGATTTGTGATCTTGTTACCTTGCATATCCGGGCTTATCAATGCCAAAACTTCCAGAAAGTACAAACTCGAAAGGCAACAGGTATATATCATGTCCCACTACATATAAGAAATGATGTGCAACGTTGTTGTATTTTATTGTCTAACTCACATGATTCCATGCATTTCTGAGCTTAAAAGCGTCTCATACCTTTATAATGAACACTTAGTACTTTCTCTTTGAAATGATGTAATTTTTATTGTAATGGACTTGCCACCAAAGTTGAAGGAGGCAAGGAAACGTAAAGAAGGGGAACATTATTGGATTGGGGGTTGTTGATGGAAGCTGTATTCAGTCACTAGTCAAACTATTATATATAGTATCTGAATATTTACTTTTCTCAATATTAGAAACCTTTATTACCCCTATGGTTGGATTGCTAGAAAGATTCCAAGCTCGCTATTTCACCAATTGATCTGAAGGACGAATTAAGCTCATAGCTGCTTTGCGGGATATCGGCTCTTTGAGATGGCATAAACTTAGCGACCTTACAGGTGAATGTAGTTGCTGATACTTTTACATGGATTTTTTTATGGCAGTTACTTATTTATAATAGCATGGTTTTATTACGGATGGGCCGGATCAGGTTGACccgaaataataatacttaatccaAAAATGATGAGCAGCATAGTTGTATATTATCAACTAACTCACCCTTAAGGGTATTCTCATATATGATTAAATGTACCTTTGTTTTAGAAGCTTCTCATACCTTACCTTTATAGTGAACAACACTTTGTAGTTTCTCCCGAGTATTACAGTACACCAGTCTGTTGCCAAAGACTGGCTAAAGAAGGGGAATGTTAAGTTATTGGATCGGTGGTTGTACGTAGATGGAAGTAGCTGTCTACAGGTACTTAACTAACTTGTCAAGTATCTATTTTTATTAAAATAGATACTTTTGATTATGTACTACTATAATTAGTCAATGTATTGATCGTGACCATTGCTTTTTAGAAGCTTTTGATTatgtattactataattattaccaCTACAAACACTAATGCTTATCCCACGAAGCAACCTGTACGAAATATAAACCGTATTTAGTGACTGTTATTCAATGCTTGTCTGTCTTGGCTTTATGACGCAAAGTTTTCATTCCTAATCTTAGCAACCTGTGTGAACCCAAAAGTACCTGCTTATTAGGACAACTCGTAAATGATAACTCACACAAAGACATTGAGAAAACAGGATCGAAACACATGATGTAAACATCACAGATTTATACCTCATCAGATTGGTTCAGGTACGACTTCTCTACCATATCTTATTACACTTTTGACGCATTTCTTGACGTGCTCTGTAACTACAAAAATGTTAGGATGCAAATGTATATAGATATAAAGCGAATACCATTTGAAAATTCAAGAATATAGACCTTATCTTGGAGAAGGCCAGGTGATTCAAGAAGCTGTATAAGTAGAGTTTCAGAAACAGAACTTTAAACTTGAACAATTTTCCAAACAGTGTCTGGTTATTATTTAGGTTTATTATTTCAGCGATCTTCATTGAAATGAAAAAGTCGTTGGTGTTACTTACACATAGCTTTTCAGATGACAAAGTTTATGGTGGAACTCGATGGAAGCTTGCTTCAATTTTCGTTCTGCGTGTTTGGCTTCCTTGTTGCTGAACGAGTTGCTCGATTCTGGCATAACGTTGATCTTTACGTGATTTAAAACGTCTAAAGAAACCATCTCATGCTCCTTAGTTATTCCACGATTTTTTAACAATGACACCGTAGATTATATGAAGTAAATCGGAAGAAAAATAGCAAGGAAACGTAAAGAGAGTGTCTTATTGATAAGCTCTGGGAAGTCTTACCCAAGCTAAATAAGGGGAACGTTATTGATTTGGTGGTTGTAGATTGAAGCAGTCTACAAGTACTAGTCAAActattataatatattgaatccaAATCTAAATATTTACTATTCTCAAAATTGGAAATCATTCTTTCCCTTAAACTTATATGTTTCCACCCTGTGTGTATTGTTTGAGAACAGGATCTCTAAGCTGATGGCTACCTCATGTTGAGCAACACCAAGGTATCCAGACACACACGCATCTGATGCGACTTAACGGTTTCTTTTTTCAACACCCACCTGTCTCGTTGACTGTACGCACAAGATTGGCAAACCACGAGTACTGTCCGCTTAAGAAGAAACTGCATGGACTGAACTTGTAATCCGAGCAAACTACGGGGAACGCATTGTTCGTGAAATTATGTCTTCTCATTGGGTGTTACTAACTGAAGCTACTGTAATGTTTCTATTATAAGATAAACAAATTCCAGGGCAACCTAAACCATGGTTATTCACTGATGTTTCCACTACCGGTCTAATTATCATAACGATGACGATTAGACGACAGTATGGCATTATACTTGATAGACGAAAGTTCGGTGTTAGTTTTCTTAATTGAATAATATCTTGGGGGAATTATGTTTAACAACTTTGATAACACTATGTGCGGGTACATCTATGACTAATGTAGTACAACTCTCAGCTCAGCTGCACACAAACACATGAAATATTTGCATAGTTCTTGTGAAAGTTTGTTTGTCACGAAGAGAGTTAATTATCTACGGTCATTGTGAGTCTTCTTAATGTGAGTCTTCAAGTCTGAACTCTTGATACGTTGGCTACCAACTAAATATAAATCTTTTAAGTTTTTTTTCATTTTAGATTACGTAAAGGCTTTATTCATGATAGGTAATGTTGATAGCCTACTAACAGGTTGAAAGCATGATTGCTTGTTAAGCATCTTAGATTCTGTTACAGGTTCGAGCCAGTGAGTTGTCTGATTTTAACGAGTTGTTCATATGTTAAGTTCATCTATGGTCATGAACGCACCAGGTAGTTACTAATTTTTATTTGTTAGTGGCACTTTAAGAAGGAGCTAACCATTGATGGAGCTCCATTGATGGTCATGTGCTCGTTGTATTTTGTGTTAACTATTGCCTATTTGAATGTATCCTTTTTTAGTTTGCTTCTTTTTTGTTTTTGCAGGTCACTCAAAAGATTATGTTACATTTGAGATCATCTGGAGAGAGCCAAATTAAACCGGTCTCATCTTTGCTTAATGATTATATCAAGATTGGGGGGTATGTACTGTGTTACACATCAAGTGTTGCCCTTTGATTTGATTTGTTTATCAAAGAAGTTAGTTGTTCATTCGTTGGGTTTTACTTAATTGAAGCTAATGTATTTATGTAGGATAAACAAAATTCAGTGCAAACTAAACCATGCTTATTCACTGATGTTTCCCTTGATTCTTCTGCTATGAAAGCGGAGAATTTGGCGCATTCGTTACTTGCACCACATTTCACCACTGACTCGTTATGACACCCTTTTACTCGCAAACTAAACCTACTATTTAGTTAAATCACTCCTATTACAGTTATGAATACAACACTTAGCCAAAGTCCCACGACACCCAGTTTTCAAAACATTTAACAATTTACTTGGACGACTCTTTAATACAAATACGGACGGTCAGGATGTAACCAGACTGCACACTTTGATTGGTTAAGAAATCACATCGGGTATTCAGAGCACCACTTTTATTGGTCCACGTTCCCCATTctcatttaaatatatatttttatcgacACTACTCGTATCTACAAAACACACCCCTAAAATTACTCCGTATTTCACAATATTGAGTTTCATGCTTCTTTATTAGATTAGCTCATTATAATAACGGAGTAACatgtaaatatcattattattacttgtattacattacaaattttcatatttatcattttgtgttGTTCTAAATATGTATAAGTATTAAGTTTAATggtataatcataatcaattagaATAGACTTAAGCGGATATTAAAAGATGATAAAATAAGAGGTTAATAGCATTATGTTAATATACAGTGTATTTAACCAACATTGTGTTATAGCTCATGTGATAGTGACATATCTTTCTTAACAAGATGTTAGAAGTTCAACTCTCGTGGAGTGCAATATTGAACACAAGGTTGCATTTTTACCCTTCAATTTCACCCaaggatatatataaataaatgtatataaaaacttttaatacattaaaTTTAAAAAATTAGCGGTAGTATATCAAAACGTATAGAATTACTTGTTTAGAACGAGCGTAGAATAGCATAGGGAAATTTAAGAAAGATTCTAAAAATAGaagggcatatatatatataaataaaatgtttGTGAAAGGttgcataaatataaatataaataataaataataaatatcataTCAATCTCAATTTCAACAATATTTATTTAGCAAGACACTTGTCATCTCTACCGAGCTAACAAGAAGGATACGACACGCAGCTCTCGCCTTCATCTCTCTCTAAAAAAGGGTAAAACCGTCTTCAATTTCTACATTCTTTTACAACATTTTTCTCTCTTTTTTATTTTTACTTCATTTCAGTTTTCTGTAAATAAAGATCTGATCTGATTTTTATAACTTACCCGTGATGTGATTGCCTGATTGGTCTAAACTTTTTGTGGGATGTTATGTTTCATGCTTACGGATCTAGATCATTATATTTTTCGATTTATTTCATCTTATTATTAATAAAGGAatttaaaatttgttttataattttGTTAATTAGTGCTATATAATCATGTTCGTACATAGTGTTGTAGCTTTTTTTCATCTTTTAGTAAGCTCTAAGAAAAGGGAAAGTACAAATTACTTTTGCCTAAAGATTGTGATTTTTGATTATTTTTTGTTAAGATAAGATAAACATTTTTTGTAACTTGATGATGCATAGATGTGTACTCTTGTAGATATTACAGTTTGTTATTTTAGTATTTTGTTTTTAAAGAGATACAGAGATCGTAAGagtttaattctttaattttattaagtttttttcatacatttaatgcGATTtgccattaattaattaattaattaaatttttgaTTTCAATAAGGACttcaatatatatttacttagggtCACTGTCCaatttgatgataaagatgataatataaaatattatatatgtAACTTAATCTTCCCTTAGAAGTCAAACTTATTACATTCTGCTCTGCACATTCTAATATTTTTGTATTGCTTTGCTATAATTTGTCTATGGATATCTTTGTGCACATTCTACTTCTACTTATTTTAAAAATTGAATTAATAATGAACAACTGAAATTGGTTTTACATTTCCTGTTATTACTTTGTTATTGAGAAATTTCAATGCTTTATCAAATCCTGCTCAGtttctttcctttttttttttttgaatgattTTGTATGTTGATGTATAGAAATCAAGGCCATAGCGATACAGTTATTCTTGATTTGAGCAATGAGTTCATTTATCAACTTCAAGAACTTTGGTGACACGTCGCAACCAGAGTCCAACGTCGGTAGACCAATGGTAGCGAATTCGCCATTGACCCGGCAATCTTCTATCTACTCGTTGACTTTCGATGAGTTACAGAATACATTAGGAGGTGGTGGCAAGGATTTTGGATCAATGAATATGGATGaacttttgaaaaatatttggactGCTGAAGAGACTCAAGCAATTGCATCAACCTCTAATTTCGCAGTCGATGGAAACGTCTCAAATAATGGGAATACTaataatacgaatagtaatatgcAAAGACAGGGATCTTTGACATTACCAAGAACACTTAGCCAGAAAACGGTTGATGAAGTATGGCGAGAATTATTCAAAGCGACAAGTAATGGCGGTGCAGTCAAGGATGTTGACTTGGTGGGTCAAAGTCAAACCAATTTACAGCCACAGCAAAGGGAACCCACTTTAGGTGAGATCACACTAGAGGATTTTCTGCTGAAAGCAGGGGTTGTACCAGAAAATAACCAAATTCAAACCTCGTATTATGATAATGTTGCTCAGCAGAATGTTGAAAACACAAGTTTCATTTATGGGTTTCAGAACCCGGATCAGAATCAACGGTTTCAACGACAAGCGGCTCAAACCAAAGGACCAGTGGCTAACCAAATCACAGAGAGTAAAAATGGGCCAAACTTGCAGCCAAAACTGAAACCAAAACCACAGCCTCTTTTTCCGAAGCAAGCTGCTTTGGACTTTACTGCACCGTTGACTGGTCAAGTGGCTAGCCCTATTGGGAAATGTGAGCGTGTGGTTAAAACTGGTGTGGTTCAAGCAAGTGGTATAGATAGTGGAGTGTTGGACATTAAGACACTTGGTGGTATTGTGGCTGCATCTcctagaaatttgattccaaaaggTAATAATTATGATGATTCGAGTCCATCACCACCTTTTTATGCATTCGGTGAAGGTAATGGTTTACGTGGGAAAAAAGGTGGTGGGACTTTAGAAAAAGTGGTGGAGAGAAGACGGAGGAGAATGATTAAAAACAGAGAATCTGCAGCACGATCAAGGGCTCGAAAGCAGGTGAATTTCTTGCAATAATTGAGAAGaatacctggcaaacgggtcaggttaGGTTGGTTTGGGTAACAAGTCAAAACAGTTttaggttgaaatgggtcatgattaatatagataaaaattTCAAACGGGTCCAAACGAACCAGGTTGGGTCGGGTTGGGTAACAGGTCAAAACAggtcatgggtcaaacgggtcaaaCAGGCCAAACGGGTCAAACTGGTCAAACGGGTCAGGTCGGGTCGAGATCCATTTTTTCTTTTAAGTTTTTTGAAGAGCTAGAAGTCATGGGTCAAACAGGTCAATTAAATTAACTTGGTGGTCATATGATGGATGGTTCATAGTTACAGGTCATATTTAAAGTTTTGTCATTTACTCCATATTCATGAATGAGTCGATTTGGGCTGTGTTTGTTTCATCATGTCAATTTAAAGAGAAAAAAGattcaaaatttttaatttttcCGAAGTCTAATTTCTTTAAATCTTAATTCCTCAGAAGTTGCTTTCAATAGTTGATTATTATCAGAACAAATAAATACATTGTTTTTACTCATAAGCAACTTATACTAATTTATATAAGAGTAGTCCTAAAAGATGGACACTAGAGTTTTAGACATTTAGGTACCAAAAAGACCCATTTTTCAACCTCCTGACCCGCCCGTAAAGCCACCATTTTCCCTTCTCTTGATGGCCTTGCCAGCTTACTGATTATCCCTTGATTCAATCCTACAGGCCTATACTTTGGAGTTGGAAGTCGAAGTTGCAAAACTTAAAGAGCTCAATAATGAGTTACTTAAAAAACAGGTACTtaaattttagtattttattattgTGTTCAAAAATTTGTTAGAATCTTTGTcataatctctctatccgtcggaagcaatctctctatccgtcgaatagagagagcgatgactttctctacttttgagagtgttttcactatgggtggagaaataacttgtctttattctcggataggggaaggattgtctacatctcacctccccatacaccactcatgtggtattgggttttgttgttgttgttgttgtcgtcgtcGTCTTTGTCATAATCTGTGTTTCTTGGTTGTCATTGCAGGAAGAGATGATGGATATGCAGAACAATCAGGTATGTACGCACATAATAACCAACCCCTAAATCAATTTTAAACCTCCATAGATAAGTTGACTAatcgctgtaaaaaaaaaaaaggaaaaaaaaaagttaCTCAGGTACAAGTATATTTTTTTCGACACCTAAAAAGTTTTACATTGTAATTTTCTTACATATAGATAACCGTTAATAAATGATTCCTTGACTCCataaaattgtatcttattataGTATTAGTATTGTGAGCTATAAAATAAGCTGATAAATGGAGATTAGGTTAACTCGATGTTATATTTTGTAGGTCGTTGAGAAGATGAAACTGCCATGGGGAAGTAAAAGACTATGCTTACGAAGAACGTTGACCGGACCATGGTAGACTAAATATAAGGATGGTAGACTATTTGTAGGTTGAACGGGATCACATAAAAGTTGAAAATTGGGTATGTTTTGTATACATATGGGATTACAATATTGTTAACTGTGTCtgggtgtgtgtgtatgtatgtatgtatgtatgtatgtatgtatgtatgtatgtatgtatgtatgtatgtatgtataagaCCAGTTCAACAAAGCACGTGATGATGTGTGCAACTTATTTTTGAGAGGCATCCCGTTTGTAAGTTATGTGGATCAAACCTATGAATCTTTGTTTGCATTCTTTGTATGTAAACTATCCTTTATATGAATCCGTGCATATTGTTATGTATGTAGCAAATTAAAAGATTAGCAAAATTCATCATTACTGTCCTACCAAGTCAATAAACTTGCAGGTTGCATGCACCACAAGAAAGTTTATCAGCTGTACATTTTTTTATCGACACATTTTCGTAGTAATTTGTCCATCTAAATTAGACACTAATTTCTTCTTCATCGAACAATTTTGATACCGTGTTTTTTTTCTCATAAGTTTTTGAATCTTGATTTCTGATTGTTCCATAATCTTGGTCCTGAAAATGAATTTTAAAATTGTTATATAAAGATTACATATGACCATTATACAAATAGAATTGTAACAGAGTAGTTAGTCTTGATCTATATATACTATAGCTTAGAGTAGGTAACAAGTAGTTCATTTCTAATGTGTAAACATGTTATTCTTTTTGTAACTGTAATCTTTCGGATATAATCAATTCAATTTCACTAGTACTTCTTAATTGAGTTCTTAGGTTGAAATAGTTACTACTTCTTCGGATTAATCTCAAACCTAAAAGTTCATAACAATTGATATCTAATCACTTTTCTAGTGTCAAGTTATTAGATGTGTGATTTTGGTAGTGTTTGATTGTATTGTACAACTATTGATTCATTATAGTAAATTGTTATTGTTTGTTTAAATATTGGTGGTTTGAAAGTGATGATGTTATTTCAAATGGCTTGACAAATGTGCTAAGCACACATAACTTCAACATTGAGCCGAATAAGATAAATGTGGGTTGCCTTACTTCCCGCTCTATACTATCGTGACTTATTTGAAAATGGTGAAACTAACCATTTCATGAATCATGAGTCTCAAGATAGTTGTGGGACGATTCTTAACGAAGATATCCCTGCATCAATGATAGTTCTTGCTCACTTTTGGATATTGAATAGGGGCGCAAACAATCTTCCCAATTTTGAAAGGTGGAGGGAAATCCTAGAGATTGTTTGCGAGCAATAGTAAATACCTTTTATATTGAATGTTTGGATAGGTTTTGGCCTATGCTATTTACTTTGGTTTCAGTTCTTATGTAAACTGGTTGACCCGCCTACTTTGGTTTTAGGttgcgtttgtttgcctcttaatggaacGGTTCAGGACTTAATGCTAAacccattcagcattcagtgcgtttgtttctgacctctgaatgacatatgatgctgaatggttcagaatt
The window above is part of the Rutidosis leptorrhynchoides isolate AG116_Rl617_1_P2 chromosome 1, CSIRO_AGI_Rlap_v1, whole genome shotgun sequence genome. Proteins encoded here:
- the LOC139899628 gene encoding bZIP transcription factor 46-like, producing the protein MSSFINFKNFGDTSQPESNVGRPMVANSPLTRQSSIYSLTFDELQNTLGGGGKDFGSMNMDELLKNIWTAEETQAIASTSNFAVDGNVSNNGNTNNTNSNMQRQGSLTLPRTLSQKTVDEVWRELFKATSNGGAVKDVDLVGQSQTNLQPQQREPTLGEITLEDFLLKAGVVPENNQIQTSYYDNVAQQNVENTSFIYGFQNPDQNQRFQRQAAQTKGPVANQITESKNGPNLQPKLKPKPQPLFPKQAALDFTAPLTGQVASPIGKCERVVKTGVVQASGIDSGVLDIKTLGGIVAASPRNLIPKGNNYDDSSPSPPFYAFGEGNGLRGKKGGGTLEKVVERRRRRMIKNRESAARSRARKQAYTLELEVEVAKLKELNNELLKKQEEMMDMQNNQVVEKMKLPWGSKRLCLRRTLTGPW